Proteins encoded together in one Paracoccus sp. SMMA_5_TC window:
- the rpsJ gene encoding 30S ribosomal protein S10, with product MQSQNIRIRLKAFDYRVLDASTQEIVNTAKRTGAQVRGPIPLPNKIEKFTVLRGPHIDKKSRDQWEIRTHKRLLDIVDPTPQTVDALMKLDLAAGVDVEIKV from the coding sequence ATGCAAAGCCAGAATATCCGCATCCGGCTGAAGGCGTTTGACTATCGCGTCCTGGATGCCAGCACGCAGGAAATCGTGAACACCGCCAAGCGCACCGGCGCCCAGGTGCGTGGACCGATCCCGCTGCCGAACAAGATCGAGAAATTCACTGTTCTGCGCGGTCCGCACATCGACAAGAAATCGCGCGACCAGTGGGAAATCCGCACGCACAAGCGTCTGCTGGATATCGTCGATCCGACCCCGCAGACCGTTGACGCGCTGATGAAGCTCGACCTCGCCGCCGGCGTGGATGTCGAGATCAAGGTTTAA
- the rplC gene encoding 50S ribosomal protein L3: MLRTGVIAKKLGMTRLFLEDGRQVPVTVLHVDNVQVIAQRTAEKDGYVALQLGAGEAKAKRTTAAMRGHFAKANVAPKRKIAEFRVAPENLVDVGEEIIADHYFEGQYVDIAGTSIGKGFAGAMKRHNFGGLRASHGVSISHRSHGSTGQCQDPGKVFKGKKMAGHLGAVRVTTQNLQVVKTDAERGLIMVKGSVPGSKGGWVTIKDAVKKPLAETTIFPAATRSKAKEAARLAAEAAAAAAAEEEAARKAQLEAEAAAQAAAEAEAQASIAADKAAADPNAAPEGEDK; this comes from the coding sequence ATGCTGCGGACTGGTGTTATCGCCAAGAAGCTGGGCATGACCCGGCTGTTCCTGGAAGACGGGCGTCAGGTGCCCGTGACTGTCCTGCATGTGGACAATGTGCAGGTGATCGCGCAACGCACTGCCGAAAAGGATGGCTATGTGGCGCTGCAGCTGGGCGCTGGCGAAGCCAAGGCCAAGCGCACGACCGCTGCCATGCGCGGCCACTTTGCCAAGGCAAATGTTGCCCCCAAGCGCAAGATTGCCGAATTCCGCGTGGCGCCCGAGAACCTGGTGGACGTGGGCGAGGAAATCATCGCCGACCACTATTTCGAGGGGCAGTATGTCGACATCGCCGGCACCTCGATCGGTAAGGGCTTTGCCGGTGCGATGAAGCGTCACAACTTCGGCGGTCTGCGGGCCTCGCACGGTGTGTCGATCAGCCACCGTTCGCATGGTTCGACCGGCCAGTGCCAGGACCCGGGCAAGGTGTTCAAGGGCAAGAAGATGGCCGGGCATCTGGGTGCGGTTCGTGTGACCACCCAGAACCTTCAGGTCGTGAAGACCGATGCCGAGCGTGGCCTGATCATGGTCAAGGGCTCGGTGCCGGGCTCGAAGGGTGGCTGGGTCACCATCAAGGATGCCGTGAAGAAGCCTCTGGCCGAAACCACGATCTTCCCCGCCGCGACGCGCTCCAAGGCCAAGGAAGCCGCACGTCTTGCTGCCGAAGCCGCTGCCGCTGCCGCCGCCGAAGAGGAAGCTGCCCGCAAGGCCCAGCTGGAAGCTGAAGCTGCTGCGCAAGCCGCTGCCGAGGCCGAAGCCCAGGCATCGATCGCCGCCGACAAGGCTGCTGCCGATCCCAACGCCGCGCCCGAAGGAGAAGATAAATGA
- the rplD gene encoding 50S ribosomal protein L4, translated as MKLDVITLEAGKAGDIELSDDIFGLEPRADLLHRVVRWQRAKAQQGTHSVLGKSDVSYSTKKIYRQKGTGGARHGSRKAPIFRHGGVYKGPTPRSHAFDLPKKVRALGLKHALSAKASAGELVIVENLDLAEAKTSVVAKAVKENGWKRVLVIDGAEVNENFARAARNLEGVDVLPSIGANVYDILRRDTLVLTRAGVEALEARLK; from the coding sequence ATGAAACTCGATGTGATCACGCTCGAAGCCGGCAAGGCCGGTGACATCGAACTGAGCGATGACATCTTCGGGCTCGAGCCGCGTGCGGATCTGCTGCACCGCGTCGTGCGCTGGCAGCGTGCGAAGGCGCAGCAGGGCACCCACTCGGTGCTGGGCAAGTCGGATGTCAGCTATTCGACCAAGAAGATCTACCGCCAGAAAGGCACCGGCGGCGCCCGTCACGGCAGCCGCAAGGCGCCGATCTTCCGCCACGGTGGTGTCTACAAGGGCCCGACCCCGCGGTCGCACGCCTTTGATCTGCCCAAGAAGGTTCGCGCCCTTGGCCTGAAGCATGCTCTGTCGGCGAAAGCCTCGGCCGGTGAACTTGTGATCGTGGAGAACCTCGATCTCGCCGAAGCCAAGACCTCGGTCGTGGCCAAGGCGGTCAAGGAAAACGGCTGGAAGCGCGTTCTGGTCATCGATGGGGCCGAGGTGAACGAGAACTTCGCCCGCGCCGCACGCAACCTGGAAGGTGTCGATGTGCTGCCCTCGATCGGCGCCAACGTCTATGACATCCTGCGTCGTGACACGCTCGTGCTCACCCGCGCCGGTGTCGAAGCACTGGAGGCTCGCCTGAAATGA
- a CDS encoding 50S ribosomal protein L23, with the protein MSVKPEHYDVIVKPLITEKATLVADANAYVFQVAKDSSKPAIKDAVEALFNVKVKAVNTTITKGKTKRFRGRPGVRSDVKKAYVTLEAGNSIDVSTGL; encoded by the coding sequence ATGAGCGTTAAACCCGAACATTACGATGTGATCGTCAAGCCGCTGATCACCGAAAAGGCGACGCTGGTGGCGGATGCCAACGCCTATGTCTTTCAGGTGGCCAAGGATTCGTCCAAGCCGGCGATCAAGGATGCGGTCGAGGCGCTGTTCAATGTCAAGGTGAAGGCGGTGAACACGACCATCACCAAGGGCAAGACCAAGCGTTTCCGGGGCCGCCCCGGCGTGCGCTCGGACGTGAAGAAGGCCTATGTGACGCTGGAAGCTGGCAACAGCATCGACGTGTCGACCGGTCTCTGA
- the rplB gene encoding 50S ribosomal protein L2 — translation MALKSYKPTTPGQRGLVLIDRSELWKGRPVKSLTEGLTKNGGRNNTGRITMRRKGGGAKRLYRIVDFKRTKFDVSATVERIEYDPNRTAFIALIKYEDGEQAYIIAPQRLAVGDKVVAGAKVDVKPGNAMPFSGMPIGTIVHNVELKPGKGGQLARSAGTYAQFVGRDGGYAQIRLSSGELRMVRQECMATIGAVSNADHSNQNLGKAGRNRHKGIRPSVRGVAMNPIDHPHGGGEGRTSGGRHPVTPWGKGTKGTKTRSNKSTDKYILRSRHAKKGR, via the coding sequence ATGGCACTCAAGTCGTATAAACCGACGACGCCTGGCCAGCGTGGGCTGGTGCTGATCGACCGTTCGGAGCTTTGGAAAGGGCGCCCGGTCAAATCCCTCACCGAGGGGCTGACCAAGAACGGCGGCCGGAACAACACCGGACGGATCACGATGCGCCGCAAGGGCGGCGGGGCGAAGCGTCTCTATCGCATAGTCGATTTCAAGCGCACGAAGTTCGATGTTTCGGCCACGGTCGAGCGGATCGAATACGATCCCAACCGCACCGCCTTCATCGCGCTGATCAAATATGAAGATGGCGAGCAGGCCTATATCATCGCGCCGCAGCGTCTGGCTGTCGGCGACAAGGTGGTGGCCGGCGCCAAGGTCGATGTGAAGCCCGGCAATGCCATGCCCTTCAGCGGCATGCCCATCGGGACCATTGTCCACAACGTCGAGCTGAAGCCGGGCAAGGGTGGCCAGCTGGCCCGCTCGGCGGGCACCTATGCCCAGTTCGTCGGCCGCGATGGCGGCTATGCCCAGATTCGCCTGTCCTCGGGCGAATTGCGCATGGTGCGTCAGGAATGCATGGCGACCATCGGCGCCGTGTCGAACGCCGATCACTCGAACCAGAACCTGGGCAAGGCCGGTCGCAACCGCCACAAGGGCATCCGCCCGAGCGTGCGCGGTGTGGCCATGAACCCGATCGACCACCCGCATGGCGGTGGTGAAGGCCGCACCTCGGGCGGTCGTCACCCGGTGACCCCTTGGGGCAAAGGCACCAAGGGCACCAAGACCCGCTCGAACAAATCGACCGACAAGTATATCCTGCGGTCGCGTCACGCGAAGAAGGGGCGTTAA
- the rpsS gene encoding 30S ribosomal protein S19, with the protein MARSVWKGPFVDAYVLRKAEKARESGKSDVIKIWSRRSTILPQFVGLTFGVYNGQKHIPVSVTEEMIGQKFGEYSPTRTYYGHAADKKAKRK; encoded by the coding sequence ATGGCACGTTCTGTTTGGAAGGGCCCCTTTGTCGATGCCTATGTGCTTCGCAAGGCCGAAAAAGCCCGCGAATCCGGCAAGTCGGATGTCATCAAGATCTGGTCGCGCCGTTCGACCATCCTGCCGCAGTTCGTCGGCCTGACCTTCGGCGTCTACAATGGCCAGAAGCATATCCCGGTGTCGGTGACCGAAGAGATGATCGGTCAGAAGTTCGGTGAATATTCGCCGACCCGGACCTATTACGGTCACGCCGCCGACAAGAAAGCGAAAAGGAAGTAA
- the rplV gene encoding 50S ribosomal protein L22, which translates to MGKEKNPRRVAENEAFAKAKMLRTSPQKLNLVAALIRGKKVDKALADLTFSHKRIAGDVKKCLQSAIANAENNHNLDVDNLIVAEAWVGKNLVMKRGRPRARGRYGRIMKPFSEITIKVRQVEERA; encoded by the coding sequence ATGGGTAAGGAAAAGAATCCGCGCCGCGTGGCGGAGAACGAAGCTTTCGCGAAAGCGAAGATGCTGCGCACCTCGCCGCAGAAGCTGAACCTGGTTGCGGCACTGATCCGCGGCAAGAAGGTCGACAAGGCCCTGGCCGATCTGACCTTCTCGCACAAGCGCATTGCGGGCGATGTCAAGAAATGCCTGCAGTCGGCGATCGCCAATGCCGAGAACAATCACAACCTTGACGTCGACAATCTGATCGTCGCCGAGGCCTGGGTTGGGAAGAACCTGGTGATGAAACGCGGCCGTCCGCGCGCCCGTGGTCGCTACGGCCGCATCATGAAGCCGTTTTCGGAAATCACCATCAAGGTGCGTCAGGTCGAGGAGCGCGCGTAA
- the rpsC gene encoding 30S ribosomal protein S3, giving the protein MGQKVNPIGMRLQVNRTWDSRWYADDKDYGNLLLEDLKIRDFIRSEAKQAGVSRVIIERPHKKCRVTIYAARPGVIIGKKGADIETLRKKLANFTASELHLNIVEVRKPELDAQLVAESIAQQLERRVSFRRAMKRAVQNAMRMGALGIRVNVSGRLGGAEIARTEWYREGRVPLHTLRADIDYALAEASTPYGIIGVKVWIFKGEIMEHDPQARDRRVNEAQEGPAPRGPRRDRDRDAR; this is encoded by the coding sequence ATGGGTCAGAAGGTAAACCCCATCGGGATGCGTCTCCAGGTCAACCGCACCTGGGACAGCCGCTGGTATGCGGATGACAAGGACTATGGCAATCTGTTGCTCGAGGACTTGAAGATCCGCGATTTCATCCGCAGCGAAGCGAAACAGGCCGGTGTCAGCCGCGTCATCATCGAGCGCCCGCACAAGAAATGCCGGGTGACGATCTATGCCGCGCGTCCGGGCGTGATCATCGGCAAGAAAGGCGCCGATATCGAAACGCTGCGCAAGAAGCTGGCGAATTTCACCGCTTCGGAACTGCACCTCAACATCGTCGAGGTCCGCAAGCCCGAACTGGACGCGCAGCTGGTCGCGGAATCGATTGCCCAGCAGCTCGAGCGGCGGGTCTCGTTCCGCCGCGCGATGAAGCGTGCGGTGCAGAATGCCATGCGCATGGGTGCGCTGGGTATTCGGGTGAACGTGTCGGGCCGTCTCGGCGGTGCCGAGATTGCCCGCACCGAATGGTATCGCGAAGGTCGCGTGCCGCTGCACACGCTGCGTGCCGACATCGACTATGCCCTGGCCGAAGCCTCGACCCCCTACGGGATCATCGGTGTCAAGGTCTGGATCTTCAAGGGCGAGATCATGGAGCACGATCCGCAGGCCCGCGACCGCCGCGTCAACGAGGCGCAGGAAGGTCCGGCACCGCGTGGTCCGCGCCGTGATCGCGACCGCGACGCGCGCTAA
- the rplP gene encoding 50S ribosomal protein L16 → MLQPKRTKFRKQHKGRIHGEAKGGFNLNFGSYALKAIEPERVTARQIEAARRAITRHMKRQGRVWIRIFPDVPVSSKPTEVRMGKGKGSVDYWAARVHPGRIMFEIDGVNDAIAREALRLGAQKLPVLTRIVAREDW, encoded by the coding sequence ATGCTGCAACCGAAACGGACCAAGTTCCGCAAACAGCACAAGGGCCGCATTCACGGCGAGGCCAAGGGCGGCTTCAACCTGAACTTCGGCTCCTACGCGCTGAAGGCGATCGAGCCCGAGCGTGTCACCGCCCGTCAGATCGAGGCGGCCCGCCGCGCGATCACCCGCCACATGAAGCGTCAGGGCCGGGTCTGGATCCGGATTTTCCCGGATGTGCCGGTTTCGTCGAAGCCGACCGAGGTGCGGATGGGTAAGGGCAAGGGGTCGGTCGATTACTGGGCCGCCCGCGTCCACCCCGGCCGGATCATGTTCGAGATCGACGGCGTGAACGATGCCATCGCCCGCGAAGCACTGCGCCTGGGCGCGCAGAAGCTGCCGGTGCTGACCCGCATCGTCGCCCGCGAGGACTGGTAA
- the rpmC gene encoding 50S ribosomal protein L29, translating into MKAQELKDKTPDQLKEQLLSLKKEAFNLRFQQATGQLESTARMRAVRRDVARVKTILNQKAAEAAASK; encoded by the coding sequence ATGAAAGCGCAAGAACTGAAAGACAAGACGCCGGATCAGCTGAAGGAACAGCTGCTGTCGCTGAAGAAAGAGGCCTTCAACCTGCGCTTCCAGCAGGCGACCGGCCAGCTCGAATCGACCGCCCGCATGCGCGCCGTCCGCCGCGATGTCGCCCGTGTGAAAACCATTCTGAACCAGAAAGCGGCAGAAGCCGCGGCGTCGAAGTAA
- the rpsQ gene encoding 30S ribosomal protein S17: MPKRILQGKVVSDKNEQTVTVLVERRFKHPLLHKTVRSSKKYRAHDANNQFKVGDTVRIVECAPISKTKRWTVLLDAVEAQA, translated from the coding sequence ATGCCCAAACGCATCCTGCAAGGCAAGGTCGTCAGCGACAAGAACGAACAGACCGTCACCGTCCTGGTCGAGCGTCGTTTCAAGCATCCGCTGCTGCACAAGACCGTGCGCTCGTCCAAGAAGTATCGCGCCCATGACGCGAACAACCAGTTCAAGGTCGGCGACACCGTTCGCATCGTCGAATGCGCGCCGATCTCGAAAACCAAGCGCTGGACCGTTCTGCTTGACGCTGTCGAAGCTCAGGCTTGA
- the rplN gene encoding 50S ribosomal protein L14, with protein sequence MIQMQTNLDVADNSGARRVQCIKVLGGSHRRYASVGDIIVVSVKEAIPRGRVKKGDVRKAVVVRTAKEVKREDGTSIRFDRNAAVILNNQGEPVGTRIFGPVVRELRAKNFMKIISLAPEVL encoded by the coding sequence ATGATCCAGATGCAGACCAATCTGGATGTCGCTGACAACTCCGGCGCACGCCGGGTGCAGTGCATCAAGGTCCTGGGTGGTTCGCACCGTCGCTATGCGTCGGTGGGCGACATCATTGTCGTTTCCGTCAAGGAGGCCATTCCGCGCGGTCGCGTTAAGAAAGGTGATGTCCGCAAGGCCGTCGTCGTGCGCACCGCAAAAGAAGTGAAGCGCGAGGATGGCACCTCGATACGCTTCGACCGCAACGCCGCCGTCATCCTGAACAACCAGGGCGAACCCGTCGGCACCCGGATTTTCGGGCCGGTCGTGCGTGAGCTGCGCGCCAAGAACTTCATGAAGATCATCTCGCTTGCACCGGAGGTGCTGTGA
- the rplX gene encoding 50S ribosomal protein L24 — translation MAAKLKKGDKVVVLTGKDKGKQGEITAVFPKENKAVVDGVNIAIRHQRQTQATQGGRVAKAMPIDLSNLALLDKNGKATRVGFRMEGDKKVRFAKTTGDVI, via the coding sequence ATGGCTGCCAAGCTGAAGAAGGGCGACAAGGTCGTCGTGCTGACCGGCAAGGACAAGGGCAAGCAGGGCGAGATCACTGCGGTGTTCCCGAAAGAGAACAAGGCCGTGGTCGATGGCGTGAATATCGCCATCCGTCACCAGCGCCAGACCCAGGCGACCCAGGGCGGCCGCGTGGCCAAGGCCATGCCGATCGACCTGTCGAACCTCGCGCTGCTGGACAAGAACGGCAAAGCGACCCGCGTTGGCTTCCGTATGGAAGGCGACAAGAAGGTCCGTTTCGCCAAGACCACCGGAGACGTGATCTGA
- the rplE gene encoding 50S ribosomal protein L5, with amino-acid sequence MLDQTTYTPRLKSLYKDKVRAALKEEFGYKNDMQIPRLDKIVLNMGIGEAVKDTKKVKQGAEDLSLIAGQKAVITKAKKSIAGFRVREEMPLGAKVTLRGDRMYEFLDRLINIALPRVRDFRGVKGTAFDGRGNYAMGLKEHIVFPEINFDKVDEVLGMDIIICTTAKTDAEAKSLLKHFNMPFNS; translated from the coding sequence ATGCTGGACCAAACCACCTACACCCCGCGCCTCAAGTCGCTCTACAAGGACAAGGTCCGCGCCGCGCTGAAGGAAGAGTTCGGCTACAAGAACGACATGCAGATCCCGCGTCTGGACAAGATCGTTCTGAACATGGGCATCGGCGAGGCCGTCAAGGACACCAAGAAGGTCAAGCAGGGCGCTGAAGACCTGTCGCTGATCGCCGGTCAGAAGGCCGTCATCACCAAGGCCAAGAAGTCGATCGCCGGCTTCCGCGTCCGCGAGGAAATGCCTCTGGGCGCCAAGGTCACCCTGCGCGGCGACCGGATGTATGAATTCCTGGACCGGCTCATCAACATCGCGCTGCCCCGCGTCCGCGACTTCCGCGGCGTCAAGGGCACGGCCTTCGACGGTCGCGGCAACTATGCCATGGGCCTGAAGGAACACATCGTTTTCCCGGAAATCAACTTCGACAAGGTCGACGAAGTTCTGGGGATGGACATCATCATCTGCACCACCGCGAAGACCGACGCGGAAGCGAAATCGCTGCTGAAGCATTTCAACATGCCGTTCAACAGCTGA
- the rpsN gene encoding 30S ribosomal protein S14, translating to MAKKSMIEREKKREKLVRKYAAKRAALNEIIHDQSRPMEERFKASLKLAELPRNSSATRLHNRCQLTGRPHAYYRKLKLSRIMLRELGSFGQIPGMVKSSW from the coding sequence ATGGCTAAGAAATCCATGATCGAGCGCGAGAAGAAGCGCGAGAAACTGGTCCGCAAGTATGCCGCCAAGCGCGCGGCGCTGAACGAGATCATCCACGATCAATCCCGCCCGATGGAAGAGCGCTTCAAGGCCAGCCTGAAGCTGGCCGAACTGCCGCGCAATTCCTCGGCCACGCGCCTGCACAACCGTTGCCAACTGACCGGCCGTCCGCATGCGTATTACCGTAAACTGAAACTGTCGCGGATCATGCTGCGCGAGCTGGGCTCGTTCGGTCAGATCCCCGGCATGGTGAAATCGAGCTGGTAA
- the rpsH gene encoding 30S ribosomal protein S8 — protein MSMNDPLGDMLTRIRNAQMRGKSTVRTPASKLRAWVLDVLKAEGYIRGYETVTTESGHTELEISLKYYEGAPVIRELARVSKPGRRVYASVKDIPLVRNGLGVSIVSTPKGVMSDAAARSANVGGEVLCTVF, from the coding sequence ATGTCGATGAACGATCCGCTCGGCGATATGCTGACCCGCATCCGCAACGCTCAGATGCGCGGCAAATCCACGGTCCGCACGCCGGCGTCGAAACTGCGCGCCTGGGTTCTGGACGTGCTGAAGGCCGAAGGCTACATCCGCGGCTATGAAACCGTGACCACCGAGTCCGGCCATACCGAACTGGAAATCAGCCTGAAATACTATGAGGGCGCTCCGGTCATCCGCGAGCTGGCCCGCGTGTCCAAGCCCGGCCGTCGCGTCTATGCCTCGGTCAAGGACATCCCGCTGGTCCGTAACGGTCTGGGGGTTTCCATCGTGTCGACTCCGAAAGGGGTCATGTCTGATGCAGCGGCTCGCAGCGCCAATGTCGGCGGCGAAGTGCTCTGCACCGTGTTCTAA
- the rplF gene encoding 50S ribosomal protein L6, with protein MSRIGKKPVALPKGVTAEINGQTIEVKGPKGTRSFTATDDVTLSIEDGAVKVTPRGLSKRARQQWGMTRSMVENLTIGVSEGFKKELEIQGVGYRAAMQGKTLKLSLGYSHEVNFETPDGVTITAPKQTEIVVEGIDQQLVGQVAANIREWRQPEPYKGKGIRYKGEVVFRKEGKKK; from the coding sequence ATGTCTCGGATTGGTAAGAAGCCGGTCGCCCTCCCCAAGGGCGTGACCGCAGAGATCAACGGTCAGACGATCGAGGTAAAGGGGCCCAAGGGCACCCGCAGCTTCACCGCAACGGATGACGTGACGCTGAGCATCGAGGACGGGGCCGTCAAGGTCACGCCGCGCGGCCTGTCGAAGCGCGCCCGTCAGCAGTGGGGCATGACCCGCTCGATGGTCGAGAACCTGACCATCGGGGTCAGCGAAGGCTTCAAGAAAGAGCTCGAAATCCAGGGCGTGGGTTACCGCGCCGCGATGCAGGGCAAGACGCTGAAGCTGTCGCTGGGTTATTCGCACGAAGTCAACTTCGAAACGCCGGATGGGGTGACGATCACCGCGCCCAAGCAGACCGAAATCGTGGTCGAGGGCATCGATCAGCAGCTGGTCGGCCAGGTCGCGGCCAATATCCGCGAGTGGCGCCAGCCCGAGCCCTACAAGGGCAAGGGTATCCGCTACAAGGGCGAAGTCGTCTTCCGCAAGGAAGGCAAGAAGAAGTAA
- the rplR gene encoding 50S ribosomal protein L18: protein MALNKKELFQKRRLRVRNKLRAIANGRPRLSVHRSSKNISVQLIDDAKGVTLASASSLEKDLGVVGKNNVEAAAKIGAAIAERARKAGVEEVIFDRGGFLFHGKIKALADAAREGGLKF from the coding sequence ATGGCACTGAACAAGAAAGAGCTGTTCCAGAAGCGCCGCCTGCGCGTGCGCAACAAACTGCGGGCCATCGCCAACGGTCGTCCGCGGTTGTCCGTCCACCGTTCGTCCAAGAACATCAGCGTGCAGCTGATCGACGACGCGAAAGGGGTCACTCTGGCCTCGGCCTCGTCGCTGGAAAAGGATCTGGGCGTGGTTGGCAAGAACAACGTCGAGGCCGCGGCCAAGATCGGCGCCGCGATTGCCGAACGGGCCCGCAAGGCCGGGGTCGAGGAAGTGATCTTCGACCGTGGCGGCTTCCTGTTCCACGGCAAGATCAAGGCCCTGGCCGACGCAGCCCGCGAAGGCGGTCTGAAGTTCTGA
- the rpsE gene encoding 30S ribosomal protein S5 produces MAERENRRGRREEREETPEFADRLVAINRVSKTVKGGKRFGFAALVVVGDQRGRVGFGKGKAKEVPEAIRKATEQAKRSLIRVPLRDGRTLHHDIEGRHGAGKVIMRTAVPGTGIIAGGPMRAVFEMLGVQDVVAKSQGSQNPYNMIRATIDGLKKEASPRSVAQRRGKKVADILAQDTKPAEAAVEA; encoded by the coding sequence ATGGCAGAACGTGAAAATCGCCGGGGCCGCCGCGAAGAGCGCGAGGAAACCCCGGAATTCGCCGATCGTCTGGTTGCGATCAACCGTGTGTCGAAAACCGTCAAGGGCGGCAAGCGCTTCGGCTTTGCGGCTCTGGTGGTCGTCGGCGATCAGCGCGGTCGCGTCGGTTTCGGCAAGGGCAAGGCCAAGGAAGTGCCCGAGGCCATTCGCAAGGCAACCGAACAGGCCAAGCGCAGCCTGATCCGCGTGCCGCTGCGCGATGGCCGCACCTTGCACCATGACATCGAGGGACGTCACGGCGCCGGCAAGGTCATCATGCGCACTGCGGTCCCGGGGACCGGTATCATCGCCGGCGGCCCGATGCGCGCCGTGTTCGAGATGCTGGGTGTCCAGGACGTCGTGGCCAAATCGCAAGGTTCGCAGAACCCCTACAACATGATCCGCGCCACCATCGACGGCCTCAAGAAGGAAGCTTCGCCGCGCAGTGTCGCCCAGCGTCGCGGCAAGAAGGTGGCCGACATCCTGGCGCAGGACACCAAGCCGGCGGAAGCCGCTGTCGAAGCGTAA
- the rpmD gene encoding 50S ribosomal protein L30, whose amino-acid sequence MAKTIVVKQIGSPIRRPAIQRETLKGLGLNKMHRTRELEDTPAIRGMVAKIPHLAVIIEERG is encoded by the coding sequence ATGGCCAAGACCATCGTCGTCAAGCAGATCGGTTCGCCGATTCGTCGCCCCGCCATCCAGCGCGAAACGCTGAAGGGCCTGGGCCTCAACAAGATGCACCGCACCCGCGAGCTGGAGGATACCCCGGCCATCCGCGGCATGGTTGCCAAGATCCCGCATCTGGCGGTCATCATCGAAGAGCGCGGCTGA
- the rplO gene encoding 50S ribosomal protein L15 encodes MKLHELRDNEGANRKKKRVARGPGSGKGKTAGRGIKGQTSRSGVALNGYEGGQMPLYRRLPKRGFNKPNRLEFAVVNLGQLQAFVDAGKLDAKADVTEDALIAAGVIRRKLDGVRVLAKGALNVALNLTVAGASKAAIEAVEKAGGKLTVTRAAKEEAAAE; translated from the coding sequence ATGAAACTGCATGAATTGCGCGACAACGAAGGCGCCAACCGCAAGAAAAAGCGCGTGGCCCGCGGCCCCGGTTCGGGCAAGGGCAAGACCGCGGGCCGCGGTATCAAGGGTCAGACCTCGCGTTCGGGCGTTGCGCTGAACGGTTACGAAGGCGGCCAGATGCCGCTCTACCGCCGCCTGCCCAAGCGCGGGTTCAACAAACCCAATCGGCTTGAATTCGCGGTGGTGAACCTGGGTCAACTGCAGGCATTCGTCGATGCCGGCAAGCTGGATGCCAAGGCCGATGTCACCGAGGACGCGCTGATCGCCGCAGGCGTGATCCGCCGCAAGCTGGACGGTGTGCGCGTGCTGGCCAAGGGGGCGTTGAATGTGGCGCTGAACCTGACGGTTGCCGGTGCGTCGAAAGCCGCGATCGAGGCGGTCGAGAAAGCCGGCGGCAAGCTGACCGTGACCCGCGCGGCGAAAGAAGAAGCCGCGGCCGAATAA